A stretch of Carya illinoinensis cultivar Pawnee chromosome 14, C.illinoinensisPawnee_v1, whole genome shotgun sequence DNA encodes these proteins:
- the LOC122293894 gene encoding glucan endo-1,3-beta-glucosidase-like isoform X3 yields the protein MGFLDAKDCKAFMAPILLLLGFFLSGLELTGAQSVGVCYGRNGNNLPSEADVINLYKSNGIGRMRIYEPNQPTLNALRGSNIELIIGILNNNLQALTDAAAATSWVQDNVRNYWPDVKFRYIAVGNEVRPGAAEVPFVLPAMQNIRNAIAAANLQDQIKVSTSIDTTLVENAYPPSQGSFSGAASSFIKPIIDFLVSNGAPLLINVYPYFAYIGNPQSISLPYALFTSPGVVVTDPEGNRGYQNLFDALLDAQYSALEKAGAPNLKIVVSESGWPSEGGDATSVENAGTFYKNLINHVKNGTPKRPGQAIETYLFAMFDENQKSPEYEKHFGLFTPGQQPKYQISFGG from the exons ATGGGTTTCTTGGATGCGAAAGATTGCAAAGCTTTTATGGCTCCCATTTTGCTACTTCTTGGTTTTTTCTTATCTGGTCTAGAACTAACag GCGCACAATCTGTCGGGGTATGCTATGGAAGAAATGGCAACAATCTCCCATCTGAAGCAGATGttataaatctatacaaaaGCAATGGCATTGGAAGGATGCGGATTTATGAACCAAATCAACCTACTCTGAACGCCCTTAGAGGATCAAACATTGAGCTAATCATCGGCATCCTAAACAACAACCTTCAAGCCCTCACTGATGCTGCGGCAGCAACAAGCTGGGTCCAGGACAACGTAAGAAACTACTGGCCTGATGTCAAATTCCGATACATTGCTGTCGGGAACGAAGTACGTCCAGGTGCTGCCGAAGTCCCATTTGTTTTACCTGCCATGCAAAACATACGCAATGCAATTGCAGCTGCAAATTTACAGGACCAAATCAAGGTGTCAACATCCATTGACACAACTTTGGTGGAAAATGCATATCCTCCATCACAAGGCTCCTTCAGTGGCGCAGCaagttcatttataaaaccaatcATCGATTTCCTCGTCAGCAATGGAGCACCACTTCTAATCAATGTGTATCCCTACTTTGCCTATATCGGTAACCCTCAAAGCATTTCCCTTCCATATGCCTTGTTTACTTCTCCAGGGGTTGTGGTCACAGACCCAGAAGGTAATCGTGGGTACCAGAATCTTTTTGATGCATTGTTGGATGCTCAGTACTCTGCTCTTGAGAAAGCTGGCGCACCTAATCTGAAAATCGTGGTATCAGAGAGCGGTTGGCCATCAGAAGGGGGTGATGCAACAAGCGTAGAAAATGCAGGCACTTTCTACAAGAATTTGATTAATCATGTGAAGAATGGGACTCCAAAGAGGCCTGGACAAGCAATAGAAACTTACTTGTTTGCCATGTTTGATGAAAACCAGAAGAGTCCAGAATATGAGAAACATTTTGGTCTCTTCACCCCGGGCCAACAACCCAAGTACCAAATCAGTTTCGGTGGTTAA
- the LOC122293794 gene encoding uncharacterized protein LOC122293794, translating to MELFGITEARTGLEGRYCDAKVDELIDGRRGVWKEELVKEVFTEDEAKIVCSLPISKSGLPDKQILGYTKDGLFSVKSAYHMEMCRKRREKGEKSEGSWFDWRKLWNLNVPGVVKVFLWKALNDCLPTRNNLKKRKVIEDAYCPICGTEEETVTHALWSCRGLLSLVAKEDLELVAVVMRGVWFRRNAFIFEKKFTGPGTVIEQATVSLENFQMAQTIRKEVRVRPEWGRKGCRWKAPVGDFIKVNWDAGMSVKDGRVGTGVVIRDGNGEVLRAMKLCAKLNFENVIFEGDALAVVKAINGERESWEWYGQLVEDMKGVLKNRKRWSVQHVFKEGNQVAHHLFKVSLSFIEEQIWMECCPPEVQKIVIQENLYTVNS from the exons ATGGAGCTCTTTGGAATTACTGAAGCAAGGACTGGTCTGGAGGGTAGGTACTG TGATGCAAAGGTTGATGAGTTAATAGATGGTAGAAGAGGGGTATGGAAGGAAGAGCTTGTAAAGGAGGTGTTCACTGAAGATGAAGCCAAGATAGTATGCAGTCTACCTATAAGTAAATCTGGTTTGCCTGACAAACAGATTTTGGGCTACACAAAAGATGGTTTATTTAGtgttaaaagtgcttatcaTATGGAGATGTGTAGGAAAAGAAGGGAGAAAGGGGAAAAATCAGAGGGGAGTTGGTTTGATTGGAGGAAGTTGTGGAATCTGAATGTGCCAGGGGTTGTCAAAGTCTTCCTTTGGAAAGCCTTAAATGACTGCCTGCCAACCAGAAACAATTTGAAGAAAAGGAAAGTGATTGAAGATGCATACTGTCCTATTTGTGGAACTGAAGAGGAGACGGTTACTCATGCCTTATGGAGTTGTAGGGG GTTATTGAGCTTGGTTGCAAAGGAGGATCTCGAGCTGGTTGCAGTGGTGATGAGAGGGGTGTGGTTTAGAAGAAATGCTTTCATTTTTGAGAAGAAATTCACAGGTCCGGGTACTGTAATTGAACAAGCTACAGTTTCTCTTGAGAATTTCCAGATGGCACAAACTATAAGAAAGGAGGTAAGGGTGAGACCTGAATGGGGAAGAAAGGGTTGCAGATGGAAGGCTCCGGTTGGAGACTTCATTAAAGTGAACTGGGATGCTGGAATGAGTGTTAAAGATGGGAGAGTGGGGACTGGGGTTGTGATCAGGGATGGAAATGGAGAGGTGCTG AGGGCTATGAAGCTTTGTGCAAAACTTAATTTTGAGAATGTGATCTTTGAAGGGGATGCTTTAGCTGTTGTGAAGGCTATTAATGGTGAGAGGGAGAGCTGGGAATGGTATGGGCAGCTGGTTGAAGACATGAAAGGAGTgctaaaaaacagaaaaaggtgGTCAGTGCAGCATGTGTTCAAGGAAGGTAATCAAGTTGCACATCATCTATTTAaagtttctctttctttcataGAAGAACAAATTTGGATGGAATGTTGTCCACCAGAAGTTCAAAAGATAGTTATACAAGAGAATTTGTATACAGTTAATTCATAA